From the genome of Amycolatopsis sp. NBC_01488, one region includes:
- a CDS encoding LysR substrate-binding domain-containing protein: MDHLRSLRYFLVVADELHFGRAADRLGIAQPPLSQRVKRLEAELGATLFDRGRRVTLTEAGEVLRAEARDLLSRWERMTALVAKAERGEVDALRAGVPPELPGRVLAGILTAFAAQHPAVRLDLQELTTAEQARLLADRSLDAGLLQLPVDVVGLDLGPAVDTPLGVVLPRDSPLARRASLALADLAGEGLVHAPRAAAPGSYDALLRTCWDHGFRPASIRHARNPEFVLGLVLAGHGVAFEARPRKEPRVVWRPLEGEVLRARTAFAWPSSDPHPQAAKLAEIAAEVLRDDGVSRLVTEPRGARPWDVFYDRS, encoded by the coding sequence GTGGACCACCTCCGTTCGCTGCGGTACTTCCTGGTCGTCGCCGACGAACTGCACTTCGGTCGCGCCGCCGACCGGCTCGGCATCGCGCAGCCGCCGTTGAGCCAGCGCGTGAAGCGGCTTGAAGCCGAGCTAGGCGCGACGCTGTTCGACCGCGGCCGGCGCGTCACGCTCACCGAAGCCGGTGAGGTGCTCCGCGCCGAAGCCCGGGACCTGCTGAGCCGCTGGGAGCGGATGACGGCGCTGGTCGCGAAGGCCGAGCGCGGCGAGGTGGACGCCCTGCGCGCGGGCGTGCCGCCGGAGCTGCCCGGCCGGGTGCTCGCCGGGATCCTGACGGCCTTCGCCGCGCAGCACCCGGCCGTCCGGCTGGACCTGCAGGAGCTGACCACCGCCGAGCAGGCCCGGCTGCTGGCCGACCGGTCACTGGACGCGGGACTCCTCCAGCTCCCGGTGGACGTCGTGGGCCTCGACCTCGGCCCGGCCGTCGACACGCCGCTGGGCGTGGTCCTCCCCCGCGACTCGCCACTGGCCCGCCGCGCTTCGCTGGCGCTGGCCGACCTCGCCGGCGAAGGCCTGGTGCACGCACCGCGCGCGGCGGCGCCGGGGAGCTACGACGCGTTGCTGCGCACGTGCTGGGACCACGGCTTCCGCCCGGCTTCGATCCGGCACGCGCGCAACCCGGAGTTCGTGCTGGGCTTGGTCTTGGCGGGGCACGGCGTGGCGTTCGAGGCGCGGCCCCGCAAGGAACCGCGAGTGGTGTGGCGACCGCTGGAAGGCGAGGTGCTGCGGGCGCGGACGGCGTTCGCCTGGCCGTCGTCGGACCCACACCCGCAGGCGGCGAAGCTGGCGGAGATCGCGGCGGAGGTCCTGCGCGACGACGGCGTTTCGCGGCTCGTGACGGAGCCGCGCGGGGCCCGGCCGTGGGACGTGTTCTACG